In Botrytis cinerea B05.10 chromosome 6, complete sequence, the following proteins share a genomic window:
- the Bcrrd2 gene encoding Bcrrd2 — MSSTTESIQSSGNGLTTGIPNLRDRLPKLEPRKKRNAPSNPLPVPETPDLPSPPDQSSLKFCKPTRRILSPRDHDLFLQSPTYKLLLAFVFSLTDSVIDTPVSATTKADLSSTVSIILEILDKVEDVVQRSPPEEQGDSRFGNKGFRDFLDLATKEHSGWHKQLGVSSDEAIAEVSTYFLQSFGNRTRIDYGSGHELNFMIWLLCLYQLGIVTRQDFRSLVLKVFTRYLELMRTIQKTYYLEPAGSHGVWGLDDYQFLPFLFGASQLLHHPYIRPLSIHQNLILEEYGNEYLYLGQVNFVNSVKNVEGLRWHSPMLDDISSAKNWTKVEDGMRRMFVAEVLKKLPVMQHFLFGSLIPAEDGMSTEEEFGVPNEEDDAEGGEVVVMHDGMRHVHQMNSWGDCCGIKVPSSVAAGQEMKKRMGNEGLRRIPFD, encoded by the coding sequence ATGTCTTCAACCACGGAAAGCATACAGAGTTCGGGGAATGGACTTACTACAGGTATTCCGAACCTGCGCGATCGTCTTCCAAAATTAGAACCTCGAAAAAAGCGAAATGCACCATCGAATCCTCTTCCCGTCCCCGAGACCCCAGATCTACCATCTCCTCCAGATCAGTCAAGCTTAAAATTCTGCAAGCCTACGAGACGAATCTTATCACCTAGGGACCATGATCTCTTCCTTCAATCTCCTACTTACAAGTTGCTCTTAGCATTTGTCTTCAGTCTAACGGATTCGGTCATCGATACGCCTGTCTCAGCGACTACCAAGGCCGACCTCAGCTCCACCGTTAGCATTATTCTCGAAATATTAGACAAGGTTGAGGATGTAGTACAAAGAAGTCCACCAGAAGAGCAAGGCGATTCGAGATTTGGCAACAAAGGTTTCCgtgattttcttgatttaGCTACAAAGGAGCATAGTGGATGGCATAAACAATTAGGTGTTTCATCCGATGAAGCCATCGCCGAAGTCTCTACATACTTTTTACAATCTTTTGGAAACCGCACCAGGATCGATTATGGGTCGGGACATGAGTTGAACTTTATGATATGGTTATTATGTTTATATCAACTTGGAATAGTGACTCGTCAAGATTTCCGCTCGCTGGTCTTGAAAGTTTTTACACGATACTTGGAGCTTATGAGGACTATACAGAAAACGTATTATCTTGAACCAGCAGGTTCGCACGGAGTATGGGGACTCGACGACTACCAATTTCTCCCATTCCTATTTGGCGCTTCTCAACTTTTACATCACCCGTACATCCGTCCTTTGTCGATCcatcaaaatcttatattgGAAGAATATGGCAATGAATATCTGTACTTGGGACAAGTTAACTTTGTTAATAGCGTTAAGAACGTCGAAGGGCTGCGGTGGCACAGTCCGATGTTAGACGATATATCGTCAGCGAAAAACTGGacaaaagttgaagatggTATGAGAAGGATGTTTGTGGCCGAGGTTCTCAAAAAACTACCTGTCATGCAACATTTCCTTTTTGGTTCTCTGATACCAGCTGAGGATGGCATGAGCACAGAGGAAGAATTTGGAGTTccgaatgaagaagatgatgcgGAAGGGGGAGAAGTAGTCGTTATGCATGATGGAATGAGGCATGTTCATCAAATGAATAGTTGGGGTGATTGTTGCGGTATTAAAGTACCGAGTAGTGTTGCGGCAGGTcaggaaatgaagaaaaggatgGGAAATGAAGGTTTGAGAAGAATACCTTTTGATTAA
- the Bcrrp46 gene encoding Bcrrp46 yields MVTSTEPTTILSPLHRVDGSASFSQNGYTIIGAVNGPIEVQRRDELPEEAAIDVIVRPAAGVGGTRERHLEAILQSSLRQIILIHNFPRTLIQITLQITSTPENDTAWSKLVQASSNLPLLPALLQTSVLTLLSASIPLSMTLTSVLLALKNKETGTTIIENPTPLDCQDAASVHVLAFTSHGELLVAESEGSFDLDEWEELYEHGKSLCCKGHGLAAEDDIMHEDGLENEAPSSMMMFVKSAVQEKVATDLHWKG; encoded by the exons ATGGTCACCTCAACAGAACCGACAACTATACTGTCGCCTCTCCACAGAGTAGATGGTTCTGCGAGCTTCTCACAAAATGGTTATACTATCATTGGCGCTGTAAACGGTCCGATCGAAGTTCAGAGACGTGATGAATTGCCAGAAGAGGCGGCTATAGATGTCATAGTGAGACCAGCTGCTGGCGTTGGAG GTACTAGGGAGAGACATCTTGAAGCAatccttcaatcttctttgcGCCAAATAATCCTCATCCACAATTTTCCACGAACCCTTATTCAAATTACCTTGCAGATTACAAGTACACCGGAAAACGATACTGCTTGGTCAAAACTTGTACAGGCCAGCTCG AACCTTCCCTTACTCCCTGCCCTCCTCCAAACTTCGGTTCTGACCTTGTTATCCGCTTCTATACCGCTTTCTATGACCCTGACATCGGTATTACTCGCCCTGAAGAATAAGGAGACAGGCACAACTATAATAGAAAATCCTACTCCTCTTGATTGCCAAGATGCTGCTTCAGTCCATGTATTAGCATTCACATCACATGGGGAGCTTCTTGTTGCAGAAAGTGAGGGaagttttgatttggatgaatgggagGAATTATACGAGCATGGAAAGAGTCTATGCTGCAAAGGTCATGGATTGGCGGCGGAGGATGATATCATGCATGAAGATGGGCTTGAAAATGAGGCACCTTCAAGCATGATGATGTTCGTCAAATCGGCAGTACAAGAAAAGGTTGCTACCGATCTCCATTGGAAAGGTTGA
- the Bcmnn9 gene encoding Bcmnn9, whose translation MGPVRSLRRTNPLTLIVGVVLCIIIFVFLFSPSNADAAASQLRRASAASNPLSPPTSPFRKQNEATKSGKRIPPPVVHYHMNNVTSTADPLANREMILILTPLARFYQEYWDNLLKLSYPHELITLAFIIPRNKEGNAATAALQEQVTKTQKSGPEKNRFASIIIERQDFDPPITSQSETERHKMENQKARRAAMSRARNSLLFTTLGPSVSWVLWLDSDVIETPPSLIQDLASHDKAIIVPNCFQRYYDTKDKRMSERAYDFNSWQDSDVARKLGESMGPDDILLEGYADMATYRTLMAYLASDTGDSKEVIPLDGVGGTALMVKAEVHRDGAMFPPFAFYHLIETEGFAKMAKRLGWEAFGLPNYKVYHFNE comes from the exons ATGGGCCCAGTCCGCTCTTTACGGCGTACAAACCCACTCACTCTGATTGTGGGTGTGGTCTTATGTATCATAATAttcgtctttctcttctccccatCCAACGCCGACGCAGCAGCATCGCAATTGAGAAGAGCCAGCGCCGCATCCAATCCTCTCTCACCCCCTACCTCTCCCTTTCGCAAACAGAATGAAGCTACAAAGAGTGGGAAACGCATACCACCACCCGTGGTTCATTACCACATGAATAATGTTACCAGTACTGCCGATCCTTTGGCAAACCGAGAGATGATTCTCATCTTGACACCTTTGGCACGATTCTATCAGGAGTATTGGGATAACTTGCTGAAGCTTTCGTATCCGCATGAACTTATCACTCTCGCGTTCATCATCCCACGGAATAAGGAAGGAAATGCCGCTACAGCAGCATTGCAGGAGCAGGTTACGAAGACTCAAAAGTCGGGACCGGAAAAGAATCGATTCGCAAGTATCATCATTGAACGACAAGATTTTGATCCTCCCATCACGTCCCAATCCGAAACCGAGAGACACAAGATGGAGAATCAAAAGGCGAGAAGAGCTGCCATGTCCAGAGCTAGAAACTCTCTTCTGTTCACCACTTTGGGACCCTCTGTATCTTGGGTGCTCTGGCTAGATTCGGATGTTATTGAGACTCCTCCTTCCTTGATTCAAGATTTGGCTTCTCACGATAAAGCCATCATTGTGCCAAACTGTTTCCAAAGATATTACGATACCAAAGATAAACGCATGTCGGAACGCGCCTATGATTTCAACAGCTGGCAGGATAGTGATGTGGCACGAAAACTAGGGGAGTCAATGGGTCCTGATGATATTTTATTGGAAGGTTATGCGGATATGGCAACATATCGAACTTTGATGGCATATCTCGCCAGTGACACTGGCGATTCCAAGGAGGTGATCCCGCTCGATGGAGTAGGAGGAACGGCATTGATGGTCAAGGCAGAGGTTCATCGTGATGGGGCTATGTTCCCCCCATTTGCATTCTATCATTTGATTGAAACAGAGGGATTTGCTAAGATGGCAAAGAGATTGGGTTGGGAGGCGTTTGGTTTGCCTAATTATAAG GTCTACCATTTCAACGAGTGA